A genomic stretch from Aquila chrysaetos chrysaetos chromosome 1, bAquChr1.4, whole genome shotgun sequence includes:
- the EGR4 gene encoding early growth response protein 4, which produces MLNVMDFSCPDPLYSKYEESCEMKTGELQGLGQPEQQLLAEGDFLGGELLGTPMSGGAVDYSLLGSQPSPSLSYTGSFFIKAVPEHPQDQESLFNLMSGILGISPFASSEGHQRHLDALYPCPEVAQSQLDLYAACQPEMNGSTQAPFPEQGYGGFPATEGAQPLQAQPSLGNTSQCFFQPKLLDNKQDIKLPSASPPLDKFKASCVQWEPVTQHQAYLPAGYHSPEAFPAGESGQGLFHPLGSKMESVLSVSCQSELGSLAEDAACFGTHLGFGCEPENFPARGDFADAKIHNLPPPLMPEFDASLAQPEVLPGLMSSAELLHPHPSPSVPAPDFLGHPTSSSIPSLLPTNPPALAEPKKKTRRTKCSSKCFCPKPHEKAFACPVENCIRSFARSDELNRHLRIHTGHKPFQCRICLRNFSRSDHLTTHIRTHTGEKPFSCDTCGRRFARSDEKKRHSKVHLKQKARTEEKLKGLGFFSVGLSFGTL; this is translated from the exons ATGCTCAACGTTATGGATTTCTCTTGCCCGGACCCGCTTTACTCCAAATACGAGGAGAGCTGCGAGATGAAAACCGGAGAGCTGCAGGGCTTGGGGCAGCCTGAGCAGCAACTTCTGGCGGAGGGCGATTTCCTAGGAG GTGAGCTGCTGGGCACCCCGATGAGCGGCGGGGCGGTGGATTACTCCCTGCTGGGCAGCCAGCCCTCCCCTTCGCTCAGCTACACCGGCAGTTTCTTCATCAAGGCGGTACCGGAGCATCCCCAGGACCAGGAATCCCTCTTCAACCTGATGTCGGGGATCCTGGGCATCTCCCCCTTCGCCTCCTCCGAGGGCCACCAAAGGCACCTGGATGCTCTTTACCCCTGCCCCGAGGTGGCTCAGAGCCAGCTGGACCTTTACGCCGCCTGCCAGCCCGAAATGAACGGATCCACCCAAGCCCCTTTCCCGGAGCAGGGCTACGGTGGCTTCCCCGCGACGGAGGGGGCTCAACCCCTCCAGGCACAACCCAGCTTAGGAAACACCTCGCAGTGCTTCTTCCAGCCCAAGCTCCTGGATAACAAGCAGGACATCAAGCTGCCCTCTGCTTCCCCACCCTTGGACAAGTTTAAAGCCTCCTGCGTCCAGTGGGAGCCCGTCACCCAGCATCAGGCCTACTTGCCCGCCGGCTACCATTCTCCCGAAGCCTTCCCGGCTGGGGAGAGCGGCCAGGGGCTGTTCCACCCGCTGGGCTCCAAGATGGAGAGCGTCTTGTCGGTCAGCTGCCAGTCGGAGCTCGGCAGCCTGGCGGAGGATGCTGCCTGCTTCGGCACCCATCTGGGCTTCGGCTGCGAGCCAGAAAACTTCCCGGCCCGCGGGGACTTCGCCGACGCCAAGATCCACAACCTCCCTCCTCCGTTAATGCCGGAGTTCGACGCCTCCTTGGCCCAGCCCGAAGTCCTGCCGGGTCTGATGAGCTCTGCCGAGCTCCTCCATCCTCACCCCTCGCCCTCCGTCCCCGCCCCGGACTTTTTGGGCCACCCCACTtcttcctccatcccttccctgctgcccaccAACCCTCCCGCCTTGGCCGAGCCCAAGAAGAAGACCCGCCGGACCAAGTGCTCTTCCAAATGCTTCTGCCCCAAACCCCACGAGAAGGCTTTCGCCTGCCCGGTGGAGAACTGCATCCGGAGCTTCGCCCGCTCGGATGAGCTCAACAGGCACCTCCGCATCCATACGGGCCACAAACCCTTCCAGTGCCGCATCTGCTTGAGGAACTTCAGCCGCAGCGACCACCTCACCACCCACATCCGCACCCACACCGGCGAGAAGCCCTTCTCCTGCGACACCTGCGGCCGCCGCTTCGCCAGGAGCGACGAGAAGAAGCGTCACAGCAAGGTCCACCTGAAGCAGAAAGCCCGGACGGAGGAGAAGCTCAAAGGTTTGGGGTTCTTCTCGGTGGGTCTTTCCTTCGGGACACTGTGA